A part of Microbulbifer salipaludis genomic DNA contains:
- the serB gene encoding phosphoserine phosphatase SerB: MDAANYASLAALCQRVFAQPLRESMPECPAAVSAPWCLTLLTGQVREPSLQALQAFLDGQQWRVVGVDILACRAACCAIRLQLDSELAFDDARRALLALADGLDMELILQPGATQRTPQLACFDMDSTLIQAEVIDELAKIAGVGDQVAEITLSAMRGELDFQQSFRRRMGLLKGFTEASLADIAPRLPIMPGAPRLLRALRGLGCKTAILSGGFTYFANYLKDNHLAVDVIHANQLEFDGGALTGGVIDPIVDGARKAHLLQEIAEEMHLSLEQVVAVGDGANDLPMLALGALGIAFHAKPKVRAEAPQAIDGFELDAALYLFGLNDRQIEALLDDATQ; encoded by the coding sequence ATGGACGCAGCTAACTACGCCTCTCTCGCCGCCCTTTGCCAGCGGGTCTTCGCGCAACCGCTACGCGAGTCGATGCCCGAATGCCCCGCCGCGGTGAGCGCGCCCTGGTGCCTGACGCTGCTCACCGGGCAGGTGCGTGAACCATCACTGCAGGCATTGCAGGCGTTTCTCGATGGGCAGCAGTGGCGCGTGGTGGGGGTGGATATTCTGGCGTGCCGTGCCGCTTGCTGTGCGATCCGCTTGCAGCTCGACAGCGAACTGGCTTTCGATGACGCGCGCCGGGCGCTGCTGGCGTTGGCGGATGGACTGGACATGGAGTTGATCCTGCAGCCGGGGGCCACCCAGCGCACGCCGCAGCTCGCCTGTTTCGATATGGACTCCACGCTGATCCAGGCGGAAGTGATCGACGAACTGGCCAAGATCGCCGGCGTTGGCGACCAGGTGGCGGAGATCACCCTGTCTGCCATGCGTGGTGAACTGGACTTCCAGCAGAGCTTCCGCAGGCGAATGGGGTTGTTAAAAGGGTTTACCGAGGCCAGCCTCGCGGATATCGCCCCACGGCTGCCGATCATGCCCGGGGCCCCGCGCCTGTTGCGTGCCCTGCGCGGACTGGGCTGCAAAACCGCGATTCTTTCCGGCGGCTTTACCTATTTCGCCAATTACCTGAAGGACAACCACCTGGCGGTGGATGTGATTCACGCGAACCAGCTGGAATTTGATGGCGGCGCACTGACCGGCGGGGTGATTGATCCGATTGTGGATGGCGCGCGCAAGGCGCATTTGTTACAGGAAATTGCCGAGGAAATGCATCTTTCCCTGGAGCAGGTGGTTGCGGTGGGCGATGGTGCCAATGACCTGCCGATGCTGGCGTTGGGGGCGCTGGGTATTGCCTTCCACGCCAAGCCCAAGGTGCGCGCGGAAGCGCCGCAGGCGATTGATGGTTTCGAGCTGGATGCGGCCCTGTACCTGTTTGGTCTCAATGATCGCCAGATCGAGGCGCTGCTGGACGACGCTACTCAGTAA
- a CDS encoding efflux RND transporter permease subunit, whose product MIISDTAVKRPVFALVLALLLVVFGLISFDRLALREYPDIDPPIVSIDTNYPGASADIVETRITRVIEDRIAGIEGIKTVSSSSTDGRSRISIEFNINRDVDGAANDIRDRVSGVMDNLPVEADPPEIEKVDSSDDVVIWLNLTSDRMTVPELTDYANRYLVDRFSVLDGVARVRVGGAKDFAMRIWLDRGAMTAHNVTSADIEQALRAENRELPAGYLESSDRQFTLRLQRQFQSAEDFARLAVATGDSGHVVRLGDVARVELGSAEDRSTFRGNGEPMVGIGITRQSTGNIVAVAEAAKAEMVKVNKTLPDGMRLSQSYDASVFVSEAISEVYTTLAIAVILVTLVIYLFLGNWRATLVPAVTVPVSLIATSILLYAFGFSVNLLTLLALVLAIGLVVDDAIVVLENIFRRMDEYGEPPLLAAYRGAREVGFAVVATTMVLVAVFVPITFLEGDIGRLFSEFALTMSAAVIFSSITALTLSPMLASKLVRPSDHHNAATRFMDKALSSVQHRYSRGLDLLLRRHWIAGCVFVAVMAFAALAFRLIPTEYAPREDRGSFFLLVNGPEGASYQYMQEYMDTIEERLMPLVEKGYVNRLLVRSPRSFGSSATFNSGMVIFTLAPWGERPSAFELMNQVRAAVSDLSGVRAFPVMRQSFGGGLGKPVQFVLGGGSYAQLTEWRDQLNAAIDASNPGLVGVDWDYKETQPQLRINVDYERAADLGVQVSDVGTTLQTMFGSRRATTFISNGEEYDVILEGERDMQRTPDSLENLYVRSTTTGQLVPLQSLVEVSEYADSPQLQRYNRVRSITLDANLADGLVLGEALQYLNQLVDDTIEGSPVIDYKGQSKSFEDSGNTILFAILLGALVVFLVLAAQFESFIHPLVIMFTVPLAMAGALLGLLLTNQSLNIYSQVGLIMLVGLAAKNGILIVEFANQLRDRGVEFGQALRQAAETRLRPILMTGITTAAGSLPLLLSSGAGSETRAVIGTVVLFGVLAATLFTVYIVPVAYDILARRTGSPGQVAREVAELDAEHPITKPD is encoded by the coding sequence ATGATCATCAGTGATACGGCGGTCAAACGCCCGGTCTTCGCGCTGGTGCTGGCACTGCTGCTGGTGGTGTTTGGCCTGATCAGTTTCGACCGCCTGGCACTGCGCGAATACCCCGATATCGATCCGCCCATCGTATCCATCGACACCAACTACCCCGGCGCCTCCGCAGATATCGTGGAGACCCGTATCACCCGGGTGATCGAGGACCGGATTGCCGGTATCGAGGGGATCAAAACCGTCAGCTCATCCAGCACCGACGGGCGCTCGCGTATCTCCATCGAGTTCAATATCAACCGCGATGTGGACGGCGCGGCCAACGATATCCGCGATCGCGTTTCCGGCGTGATGGACAACCTGCCAGTGGAAGCGGATCCGCCGGAGATTGAGAAGGTCGACAGCAGCGACGATGTAGTGATCTGGCTCAACCTCACTTCCGACCGCATGACCGTGCCGGAGCTCACCGACTACGCCAACCGCTACCTGGTGGACCGCTTCTCGGTGCTCGATGGCGTGGCCCGGGTACGCGTGGGTGGAGCCAAGGACTTTGCCATGCGCATCTGGCTGGACCGCGGCGCCATGACCGCGCACAACGTCACCAGCGCGGATATCGAACAGGCACTGCGCGCGGAAAACCGCGAGCTACCGGCGGGCTACCTGGAATCCAGCGATCGCCAGTTCACCCTGCGCCTGCAACGCCAGTTCCAGAGTGCCGAGGACTTCGCGCGGCTGGCGGTGGCTACCGGCGATAGCGGCCATGTGGTGCGCCTGGGCGATGTGGCGCGGGTGGAACTGGGTTCCGCCGAGGACCGCTCCACCTTCCGCGGCAACGGCGAGCCCATGGTGGGCATCGGCATCACCCGCCAGTCCACCGGCAATATCGTTGCCGTGGCGGAGGCGGCCAAGGCGGAAATGGTGAAGGTCAACAAGACCCTGCCCGACGGCATGCGCCTCAGCCAGAGTTACGACGCTTCGGTGTTTGTGTCCGAGGCGATCAGTGAGGTGTACACCACCCTCGCCATCGCGGTGATCCTGGTCACCCTGGTGATCTACCTGTTCCTCGGCAACTGGCGCGCGACCCTGGTGCCGGCGGTAACGGTGCCGGTGTCCCTGATCGCCACCTCCATTCTGCTGTACGCCTTCGGCTTCAGTGTCAACCTGCTCACCCTGCTGGCGCTGGTACTGGCCATCGGCCTGGTGGTGGACGATGCCATTGTGGTACTGGAGAATATTTTCCGGCGCATGGACGAGTACGGTGAGCCGCCACTGCTGGCCGCCTACCGCGGTGCCCGCGAGGTGGGCTTTGCGGTAGTGGCCACCACCATGGTGTTGGTGGCGGTGTTCGTGCCCATTACCTTCCTCGAAGGGGATATCGGGCGGCTGTTCTCGGAATTTGCCCTGACCATGTCCGCCGCAGTGATCTTCTCCTCGATCACCGCGCTTACCCTGTCGCCGATGCTCGCCTCCAAACTTGTGCGCCCCAGCGACCACCACAACGCCGCCACCCGCTTTATGGACAAGGCGCTGTCCAGTGTTCAGCACCGCTACAGTCGCGGGCTCGACCTGCTGCTGCGCCGCCACTGGATTGCCGGCTGTGTGTTTGTGGCGGTGATGGCGTTTGCGGCGCTGGCGTTCCGCCTGATTCCTACGGAATACGCACCACGGGAAGACCGCGGCTCCTTCTTCCTGCTGGTCAACGGTCCGGAGGGTGCCAGCTACCAGTACATGCAGGAATACATGGACACCATCGAGGAACGGTTGATGCCGCTGGTGGAGAAGGGTTATGTGAACCGCCTGCTGGTGCGCTCACCGCGCTCCTTCGGCAGCTCCGCCACGTTCAACAGCGGCATGGTGATTTTCACCCTCGCCCCCTGGGGTGAACGACCTTCGGCATTCGAGCTGATGAATCAGGTGCGCGCCGCGGTGAGCGACCTGAGTGGCGTGCGCGCCTTTCCGGTCATGCGCCAGAGTTTCGGCGGTGGCCTCGGTAAACCGGTGCAGTTTGTACTCGGTGGCGGCAGCTACGCGCAGCTGACCGAGTGGCGTGACCAGCTGAACGCGGCCATCGACGCATCCAACCCGGGGCTCGTGGGAGTCGACTGGGACTACAAGGAAACCCAGCCGCAACTGCGCATCAATGTGGATTACGAGCGCGCCGCAGACCTGGGGGTACAGGTCAGCGATGTCGGCACCACCCTGCAGACCATGTTTGGCTCGCGACGCGCCACAACCTTTATCAGCAATGGCGAGGAGTACGATGTGATCCTCGAGGGCGAGCGCGATATGCAGCGCACCCCGGACAGCCTGGAAAACCTCTACGTACGCTCCACCACCACCGGCCAGCTGGTGCCCTTGCAGAGCCTGGTGGAAGTGAGCGAATACGCGGACTCGCCCCAGTTGCAGCGCTACAACCGGGTGCGCTCGATCACCCTGGACGCCAACCTGGCGGATGGACTGGTGCTGGGTGAGGCCCTGCAGTACCTGAACCAGCTGGTGGATGACACGATCGAGGGCTCGCCGGTGATCGACTACAAGGGCCAGTCAAAAAGCTTCGAGGATTCGGGCAATACCATCCTGTTCGCGATTCTGCTGGGCGCGCTGGTGGTGTTCCTGGTGCTCGCCGCCCAGTTCGAGAGCTTCATCCACCCGCTGGTAATCATGTTCACCGTGCCCCTGGCCATGGCCGGCGCCCTGCTCGGCCTGCTGCTTACCAACCAGTCGCTGAATATCTACAGCCAGGTGGGGCTGATCATGCTGGTGGGGCTGGCGGCGAAGAACGGTATTCTGATCGTGGAGTTTGCAAACCAATTGCGAGACCGCGGCGTAGAATTTGGACAAGCCCTGCGGCAGGCGGCAGAAACTCGCCTGCGGCCGATCCTGATGACCGGTATTACCACCGCCGCCGGCTCGCTGCCGCTGCTGCTTTCGTCCGGCGCCGGCTCGGAAACCCGCGCGGTGATCGGCACTGTGGTGTTGTTCGGGGTACTGGCCGCGACGCTGTTCACCGTGTACATCGTGCCGGTGGCCTACGACATACTCGCCCGACGCACCGGATCCCCGGGGCAGGTGGCGCGGGAAGTGGCGGAACTCGACGCGGAGCACCCGATCACAAAACCCGATTGA
- a CDS encoding efflux RND transporter periplasmic adaptor subunit — translation MKLTRAFGRASRTLAVACAALLSFSSSTAVVAQGGPGRAPVPVRVAAVELEQISNPVEALGTARAWEFVSLRAGVTEHISRIAFESGQRVKAGDVLVELSHGEELAELAGARATLQRYERDAKRLRGLVGKNLSTREQLEAVETQVAETRALIDGLQARIDDRIIRAPFDGQLGLRNISVGSLATPTTEITTIQEIDRLKLDFTVPERQLSAIAGGMKIEAMSQAHPNRVFNGEVMIVEARVDPQTRAFTVRGRLDNPDGDLKPGMLLRVNIISNPRQALTIPEAALVPLAGDQSVFVVKKTESGHMVQRREVEIGHRYLGKVEVLSGLSQGDQIVTRGTLHIRDGQAVTVEAQNGAASQ, via the coding sequence ATGAAACTGACCCGTGCATTCGGACGAGCCTCCCGCACCCTCGCCGTGGCCTGTGCCGCGCTGCTGAGTTTTTCCTCCTCGACCGCCGTTGTCGCACAAGGCGGCCCCGGCCGCGCACCGGTACCGGTGCGCGTTGCCGCTGTCGAGCTGGAGCAGATTTCAAATCCGGTGGAGGCACTGGGCACCGCCAGGGCGTGGGAGTTTGTATCCCTGCGCGCCGGCGTCACCGAACACATCAGCCGCATCGCGTTTGAAAGCGGGCAACGGGTAAAGGCCGGTGATGTACTGGTGGAACTGAGCCACGGCGAGGAACTGGCAGAACTGGCCGGCGCCCGCGCCACCCTGCAACGCTACGAGCGGGATGCCAAGCGCCTGCGTGGGCTGGTGGGCAAGAACCTCTCGACCCGCGAACAGCTGGAAGCGGTGGAAACCCAGGTGGCGGAGACCCGTGCACTGATTGACGGCCTGCAGGCGCGTATCGATGACCGCATTATCCGCGCGCCCTTCGACGGCCAGCTGGGGTTGCGCAACATCAGTGTGGGCAGCCTGGCCACCCCTACCACCGAAATCACCACCATCCAGGAAATCGACCGCCTGAAGCTGGATTTCACCGTGCCCGAACGGCAACTGTCGGCTATTGCCGGCGGCATGAAAATCGAGGCCATGAGCCAGGCCCATCCCAACCGGGTATTCAACGGCGAGGTGATGATCGTGGAAGCGCGGGTGGACCCGCAGACCCGCGCCTTCACCGTGCGCGGCCGCCTGGACAACCCGGATGGCGACCTCAAGCCGGGCATGCTGTTGCGGGTCAATATCATCAGTAATCCGCGCCAGGCGCTGACTATTCCCGAGGCGGCACTGGTGCCACTGGCGGGCGACCAGTCTGTATTTGTGGTGAAGAAAACCGAAAGCGGGCATATGGTTCAACGCCGCGAGGTGGAAATCGGGCACCGCTATCTGGGCAAGGTCGAAGTGCTTTCGGGGCTTTCCCAAGGCGATCAGATCGTCACCCGCGGCACGCTGCATATCCGTGACGGCCAGGCCGTTACCGTCGAAGCGCAAAACGGAGCAGCCAGCCAATGA
- a CDS encoding M1 family metallopeptidase, which produces MLPQLFNPGLGRLIGAGLLACSLATLSACGKKEAEPGTSGTATPESATEYQAEDLQKEGAMAEKNAPESGVDYHSFANTDAYRVKHLDLDLTADFDNKVLKGEAILDIKRLNQKNPPLILDTRDIDVTAVRAGVGDSLQDVKFSLGKKDPHLGTPLKINLPKGASKVAIQYQTSPGASGVQWLEPQQTAGKKHPFLFTQAQAIHARSFIPLQDTPQVRMTYKATIRTPQELRAVMSANNDPEAELDGVFEFEMPQAIPSYLIAIGIGNLDFKAMGERTGVYAEPELLDAAAKEFEDTEDMLEVTEQNFGPYRWDRYDLLILPPSFPFGGMENPRLSFITPTVIAGDKSLVALIAHELAHSWSGNLITNASWRDLWLNEGFTTYLTNRIMQFVYGDERYQMEMALGYDDLKADLDDREDKDEIMAIDLRGRDPDEVFSNIPYEKGSLFLYELEQKVGRENFDKFLMEYFNHFAFQSITTEDFVKYLDDTLLKQYPDKLDRARIQQWIFEPGIPEGAPQPTSDAFTKLDPIREQWLNGEMKAGDIDTKGWTFHQWKYFLDGMPEKLSADQLQELDSTFDLTQSKNNEIAFSWLMIAVRNDYQPANARLEDFLVSIGRNKFLRPLYRNLVENGKTDEAKRIFEKAKPGYHPLTVKVNSKIIYGD; this is translated from the coding sequence ATGCTGCCCCAATTGTTTAACCCCGGTCTCGGTCGCCTGATCGGCGCTGGACTGCTGGCTTGCAGCCTCGCCACCCTGAGCGCCTGCGGCAAGAAAGAGGCTGAACCCGGTACATCGGGCACCGCCACCCCCGAAAGCGCCACCGAGTACCAGGCGGAGGACCTGCAAAAAGAAGGCGCCATGGCGGAGAAAAATGCGCCCGAATCCGGCGTCGACTACCACTCCTTTGCCAACACCGACGCCTACCGCGTCAAGCACCTGGACCTCGACCTCACCGCCGATTTCGACAACAAGGTGCTGAAAGGCGAAGCCATTCTGGATATCAAGCGGCTCAACCAGAAAAACCCGCCGCTGATTCTGGATACCCGTGACATCGACGTCACAGCCGTGCGCGCCGGCGTTGGCGACAGCCTGCAGGATGTCAAATTCAGCCTGGGCAAAAAAGACCCGCACCTGGGCACCCCGCTGAAGATCAACCTGCCCAAGGGCGCCAGCAAGGTGGCCATCCAGTACCAGACTTCCCCCGGTGCCTCCGGTGTGCAATGGCTGGAACCCCAGCAGACTGCGGGCAAAAAACACCCCTTCCTGTTCACCCAGGCCCAGGCCATTCACGCGCGCAGCTTTATCCCCCTGCAGGACACCCCACAGGTGCGCATGACCTACAAGGCCACCATCCGCACGCCGCAGGAATTGCGCGCGGTAATGAGTGCCAACAACGACCCGGAAGCAGAACTGGATGGCGTATTCGAGTTTGAAATGCCCCAGGCCATTCCGTCTTACCTGATCGCCATCGGCATCGGCAACCTGGACTTCAAGGCCATGGGCGAGCGCACCGGCGTCTACGCCGAGCCGGAACTGCTCGACGCCGCAGCCAAGGAATTCGAAGACACCGAGGATATGCTCGAAGTCACCGAACAGAACTTCGGCCCCTACCGCTGGGACCGCTACGACCTGCTGATCCTGCCCCCCAGCTTCCCGTTTGGCGGCATGGAAAACCCGCGCCTGAGCTTTATCACCCCCACGGTGATCGCCGGTGACAAGAGCCTGGTGGCGCTGATCGCCCACGAGCTGGCCCACTCCTGGTCCGGCAACCTGATCACCAACGCCAGCTGGCGCGACCTGTGGCTGAACGAAGGCTTCACCACCTACCTCACCAACCGCATCATGCAGTTTGTGTACGGTGACGAGCGCTACCAGATGGAGATGGCACTGGGCTACGACGACCTCAAGGCCGACCTGGACGACCGCGAGGACAAAGACGAGATCATGGCCATCGATTTGCGCGGCCGCGATCCGGACGAAGTCTTCTCGAACATTCCCTACGAAAAAGGCTCCCTGTTCCTGTATGAACTGGAGCAAAAGGTGGGCCGCGAGAACTTCGACAAATTCCTGATGGAGTACTTCAACCACTTCGCCTTCCAGAGCATTACCACGGAAGACTTCGTGAAATACCTGGATGACACCCTGCTGAAGCAGTACCCGGACAAACTGGATCGCGCACGCATCCAGCAGTGGATTTTTGAACCGGGCATTCCCGAAGGTGCCCCGCAGCCCACCTCCGACGCCTTCACCAAGCTCGACCCGATTCGCGAGCAATGGTTAAACGGTGAGATGAAGGCCGGTGACATCGATACCAAAGGCTGGACCTTCCACCAGTGGAAGTATTTCCTCGACGGCATGCCGGAGAAATTGAGTGCAGATCAGCTGCAGGAACTGGACAGCACTTTCGATCTCACCCAGTCGAAGAACAACGAGATCGCCTTCAGCTGGCTGATGATCGCGGTGCGCAACGACTACCAGCCGGCCAATGCACGCCTGGAAGATTTCCTGGTTAGCATCGGCCGCAACAAGTTCCTGCGTCCGCTGTACCGCAACCTGGTGGAAAACGGCAAGACCGACGAAGCCAAGCGGATTTTTGAGAAAGCCAAGCCCGGTTACCATCCGCTGACGGTGAAGGTGAACAGCAAAATCATCTACGGCGACTAG
- a CDS encoding EAL domain-containing response regulator, which produces MSSDNTIRLLLINDTPAEAQRLVSMLHNAGRPNRAQHVASEAALTKLLQEHTWDLLIAAEQSKQLAAATAIRTISKLQKDVPTVLLTERAGAQPVVEGLKAGARDVVTVDEDQHLLLVIQRELTALEERRQARMHDRRYHATLARAKELLDSSKDAIAYISDGLIVYANESFAERFGYQDRDDIEYQPMIDMLTEGEQEDAREFLRQCAINNNEVEAQEWQFTAKTASGTPLGTKAEVLSTVYDDERCLQIRIAASSGNTEELEAQLSEAKNRDAATGLYNRQRFVQLLNNAIQSAAGSQRTGGLMYIEIDRFEESVQQIVGVAGADDLHRKFAQLLQSSVRRGDVVARYGEESYCLLMPETTPDSAEGRAKELLQKIADTIFEASGKTLHITASIGISLLSETSGNADKVLEQASKAHDQALKRENGNSFALFEPDSEQHGDANTYHRARVTQALEAGNLKLLYQPILSLQGSGEKIYEVLVRLVDGKEELAPLAFLETLGDAGLSTKMDRWVILSAIKAAAAQRAKGENVSVLLHLTVASLKDTSLPAWLGVAFKAAKVPPNAVTFQLRAEDINSNLHAARDFSKLVQDMGCRVAICHFGTGLSPFKALEHVQVDIAKIDASFVREVQDEGEDSEGLVKLVGQLKEINTQVIVPHVEQASMLPTLWQTGTDYIQGYYVQPPADDMDFDFSLD; this is translated from the coding sequence ATGAGCAGCGACAACACCATCCGTCTACTTCTGATCAACGACACCCCCGCTGAAGCCCAGCGCCTGGTGAGCATGCTGCACAATGCCGGCCGCCCCAACCGCGCCCAGCATGTGGCCAGCGAGGCCGCCCTGACCAAGCTTCTGCAAGAACACACCTGGGATCTGCTGATCGCTGCGGAGCAGAGCAAGCAGCTGGCGGCAGCTACCGCCATCCGCACCATCAGCAAATTACAGAAAGACGTGCCCACCGTGCTGCTGACCGAGCGCGCGGGCGCCCAGCCGGTGGTCGAGGGGCTCAAGGCCGGTGCCCGCGACGTGGTCACCGTGGACGAGGACCAGCACCTGCTGCTGGTTATCCAGCGCGAACTCACCGCGCTCGAAGAGCGCCGCCAGGCGCGCATGCACGACCGCCGCTACCACGCCACCCTCGCCCGCGCCAAGGAGCTGCTCGACAGCTCCAAGGATGCCATCGCGTACATCTCCGATGGCCTGATCGTCTACGCCAACGAATCCTTCGCCGAGCGCTTTGGATACCAAGACCGCGACGATATCGAATATCAGCCGATGATCGACATGCTCACCGAAGGTGAGCAGGAAGATGCACGCGAGTTCTTGCGCCAGTGCGCCATCAACAACAACGAGGTGGAAGCTCAGGAGTGGCAATTCACCGCCAAGACCGCCAGCGGTACGCCCCTTGGCACCAAGGCCGAGGTGCTCTCCACGGTGTACGACGACGAGCGCTGCCTGCAAATCCGTATCGCGGCCAGCAGTGGTAACACCGAGGAGCTGGAAGCCCAGCTCAGCGAAGCGAAGAATCGCGATGCGGCCACTGGCCTGTACAATCGCCAGCGTTTCGTACAGCTGCTCAATAACGCCATTCAGTCCGCCGCGGGCTCCCAGCGTACCGGCGGCCTGATGTATATCGAAATCGACCGTTTTGAAGAATCTGTGCAGCAGATCGTGGGCGTCGCCGGCGCCGATGACCTGCATCGCAAATTTGCGCAGCTACTGCAGAGCAGTGTGCGCCGCGGCGATGTGGTCGCCCGCTATGGCGAAGAGAGCTACTGCCTGTTGATGCCGGAAACCACCCCGGACAGCGCCGAGGGTCGGGCCAAAGAACTGCTGCAAAAGATCGCCGACACCATTTTCGAAGCCTCGGGCAAAACCCTGCACATTACCGCTTCCATCGGTATTTCCCTGCTCAGTGAAACTTCGGGCAATGCCGACAAGGTGCTGGAGCAGGCCTCCAAGGCCCACGACCAGGCACTCAAACGGGAAAATGGCAACAGCTTCGCCCTGTTCGAGCCCGACAGCGAACAGCACGGAGACGCCAACACCTACCACCGGGCCCGCGTTACCCAGGCACTGGAAGCGGGTAACCTCAAGTTGCTGTACCAGCCGATCCTCAGCCTGCAGGGCAGTGGGGAAAAAATCTACGAAGTGCTGGTGCGTCTGGTAGACGGCAAAGAAGAACTGGCCCCCCTCGCCTTCCTGGAAACCTTGGGAGACGCCGGCCTCTCCACCAAAATGGATCGCTGGGTCATCCTCAGTGCGATCAAGGCGGCCGCCGCGCAACGCGCCAAGGGCGAAAACGTTTCGGTGCTGCTGCACCTCACGGTCGCCTCTCTCAAAGACACCAGCCTGCCGGCCTGGCTCGGCGTCGCTTTCAAGGCCGCCAAGGTCCCTCCCAACGCGGTCACCTTCCAGCTGCGCGCGGAAGACATCAACAGCAACCTGCACGCGGCGCGCGACTTCTCCAAGCTGGTGCAGGATATGGGCTGCCGGGTTGCGATCTGCCATTTCGGTACCGGCCTGAGCCCGTTCAAGGCCCTGGAACATGTGCAGGTGGATATCGCCAAGATCGACGCGTCCTTCGTGCGCGAGGTACAGGACGAAGGCGAAGACAGCGAGGGCTTGGTCAAACTGGTGGGCCAGCTCAAGGAGATCAACACCCAGGTGATCGTCCCTCACGTGGAACAGGCGAGCATGCTGCCCACCCTGTGGCAGACGGGCACCGACTATATCCAGGGCTACTATGTACAGCCGCCGGCCGACGACATGGATTTTGACTTCAGCCTGGATTGA
- the epmB gene encoding EF-P beta-lysylation protein EpmB translates to MIQHRQPSREISRIEIHTPGEDSAATRRWQDEMADLVTDPQELLDALQLAPAQLPQLTAASALFQLRVPRPYLKRIRPGDPQDPLLLQVLPSAAELQPTPGFSDDPLEEANANPVPGVVHKYRGRLLLITAGQCAVNCRYCFRRAFPYSDNHLNRRQWQQALDYIRSQQDLREVILSGGDPLVMSDKQLGWLAEELQQIPHLDKLRIHTRLPVVAPSRINRELLDWFSGSRLKPVLVLHCNHANEIDGEVRDALGRLRAAGVTLLNQSVLLKGVNDTEQSLADLSETLFAAGVLPYYLHQLDRVQGAAHFEVSDDRARDLVEQLRHRLPGYLVPRLVREIPAERSKTPL, encoded by the coding sequence ATGATACAGCACCGCCAGCCCAGCCGTGAAATAAGCCGCATCGAAATCCACACCCCCGGTGAGGACAGTGCCGCCACACGCCGCTGGCAGGACGAAATGGCCGACCTGGTCACCGACCCGCAGGAACTGCTCGACGCCCTGCAACTGGCACCAGCACAACTGCCCCAGCTCACCGCCGCCTCCGCGCTATTCCAGCTGCGGGTGCCGCGCCCCTACCTCAAACGCATCCGCCCCGGTGACCCGCAGGACCCGCTGCTGCTGCAAGTATTGCCCAGCGCGGCAGAACTGCAGCCGACCCCCGGCTTCAGTGACGATCCGCTGGAAGAGGCCAACGCCAATCCGGTGCCCGGGGTGGTGCACAAGTATCGCGGCCGCCTGCTGCTGATTACCGCCGGCCAGTGCGCGGTCAACTGCCGCTACTGCTTCCGCCGTGCCTTTCCGTACAGTGACAATCATCTCAACCGTCGCCAGTGGCAACAGGCGCTGGACTACATCCGCAGCCAGCAGGATCTGCGCGAAGTCATCCTGAGTGGCGGCGACCCACTGGTAATGAGCGATAAACAGCTCGGCTGGCTGGCAGAAGAGCTCCAGCAAATCCCGCACCTGGACAAGCTCCGCATCCACACCCGCCTGCCGGTGGTGGCCCCCTCGCGGATCAACCGCGAGCTGCTCGACTGGTTCAGCGGCAGCCGCCTCAAGCCGGTGCTGGTACTGCACTGCAACCACGCCAATGAAATCGATGGTGAGGTGCGGGACGCGCTCGGCCGCCTCAGGGCCGCCGGCGTCACCCTGCTCAACCAGTCGGTATTGCTGAAAGGCGTGAATGACACGGAGCAATCGCTCGCCGACCTGTCCGAAACCCTGTTTGCCGCCGGTGTGCTGCCCTATTACCTGCACCAGCTGGACCGGGTACAGGGCGCCGCCCATTTTGAAGTCAGTGACGACCGCGCCCGCGACCTGGTGGAGCAGCTGCGACATCGCCTGCCGGGCTACCTGGTCCCGAGACTGGTGCGCGAGATACCCGCGGAACGATCCAAGACACCGCTGTGA
- the efp gene encoding elongation factor P encodes MGTYSTNEFKGGLKVMLDGDPCSIVDNEFVKPGKGQAFNRVKLRNLKTGRVWERTFRSGESLESADVMDRDMEYLYNDGEFFHFMEPETFEQHQADAKAVGDSAKWLKEQDICVVTLYNGAPLAVTPPNHVILEITDTDPGLRGDTAQGGTKPATLSTGAVVKVPLFLEIGESIKVDTRNGEYLGRAKED; translated from the coding sequence ATGGGTACATATTCCACTAACGAATTCAAAGGCGGTCTGAAGGTAATGCTGGACGGCGACCCCTGTTCCATTGTGGACAATGAGTTCGTGAAGCCCGGTAAGGGCCAGGCGTTCAACCGCGTGAAGCTGCGCAACCTGAAGACTGGCCGTGTATGGGAGCGCACTTTCCGTTCCGGTGAGAGCCTGGAGTCTGCGGATGTGATGGACCGGGATATGGAGTATCTCTATAACGACGGTGAGTTCTTCCATTTCATGGAGCCGGAGACGTTCGAGCAGCATCAGGCGGATGCGAAGGCGGTTGGCGATTCGGCCAAGTGGCTGAAGGAGCAGGATATCTGTGTGGTGACGCTGTACAACGGTGCGCCGCTGGCGGTTACTCCGCCGAATCACGTGATTCTGGAAATTACCGATACCGATCCTGGTCTGCGCGGTGATACCGCCCAGGGTGGTACCAAGCCGGCGACCCTGTCCACCGGTGCGGTGGTGAAGGTGCCGCTGTTCCTGGAAATCGGTGAGTCCATCAAGGTGGATACCCGCAATGGGGAATACCTGGGTCGCGCCAAGGAAGACTGA